The sequence TGGTCCTGCCAACCTCCCGTCGGCGAACTACATCCGCAACAATCTTTCGCGCCACCATTAGTGGTGGCACTATTCTCGCCCTTAGAAAGCCACCATGCTCGCGAAGGAAAAGCCGGATGTTCCGCGCAAAGAAATAAGGAGGAATTCCACCCGATTGTTGCCATACCTTAGCAGTAGGTACCCAAAGAACCTCGTAGCCATCCCTACCTAGGGTAAGGTGCAAGTCAGTTTCCTCCATGTACAGGAAGTAACCTTCAGGTACCGTGCGCTCTGAGATTTCTTTCCATCGGTACAACAAGAATGCCCCATCGAGCCATTGACGTCGAATTGGAGTATGGTATTGGTGGAGGATTTCCAGGCTTTCTCGATGGCCGTAATGTGCCGGCACTCCAGTAAGTCGATCGATGTAGCCTCCCGTCGACCATATGTATTCCTCTTCAATTCCGGATATCAATGTTGGACCGGCTACTGCCGCCCGCGGGTTTCCCTCGAGGGCCTCATAAAGATCGGAGACAGCACCCGCGGCGGGTTGCGTCTCGTGCGTGGAGACCAGAAGGTAGTCGGGCACCACCGTCCGGTTTGAAAAGTGGGCTATGGAATGGTTTACTGCTGCCGCATATCCATTGTTCGGAGTGAACTCCAAGTCGACTTCGGCATTTATTGTCTCACGAAGTTCGCTTCGTCTTTCAGGCTCTTCACTATTGTCAACAACCAGGATGTTTTGCGGAAGCACTCCCTGCATAAGCAGGGCGTCAACGACTCCGCCCACTGATGCATAGCTTCGGTGATGGACCACGACCGCGGCGACGTGCGTAAGCAACTATTTCCCCCTAGAAGAAAGTAATACAAATCTTCCCAGCACGGCTAAGACCGCGCAGGAACGTGACGGGATCTAAGTACCTTTTCGGCTTCTTCCTCGTACGCCCTGCACACGTTTGCCCACGAATAGGTTGTCGCCGCCCGCGACAGTCCATTGGAGGAAGCTTCGGCCTGTAAGTTCACATCCGCCGCTAACTCCAAGACTGAAGAAACGACGTCTCTGGGCTCAACTGCGGTAAACCTCCCATGTGGACCCAGCACTTCCCGGTTATAAACAGTGTCGCGGGCAAGCGTGGGTGCACCACATGCCATGGCCTGCACCAGGGCCGGATTCGTACCCCCAACGCTGTGACCGTGAAAATAGACGCCGCAATGTTGCCAAAGTGAAAGCAATTTTGCATCGTCGCTCACGTGCCCGAGCCAATGAACATTTTCATGTTTGAGGCTGAGCGCCTCGGCCTTATCATCGAGCGGACCGCCATAGCCGGACGAACCAACAATGACAACAGGAAAATTCTTGGCTATTTCCGGTACAGCCTCGAAGAACTCTTCTACCGAGTTCTCGGGAACAAAACGCGCCACAATTAGTACGTAGCCTCGGTGATTCAATCCATCCACAAGCGGAAGCTCGGCCGGAATGTCGCCGCCGTAGGGAATAAAGGTTGATTCTCTATCAAAATCTCTTTTCCAGCGCCTAGAAATCTCAACGGAGTCAGCTATAAGCGTCGTCCCAAAACGAGCCGTGAAATGCGCGCCCAGTTTAAACACACCTTTGGCCAGACGTCCCCATTTGGCGCGTTCCCACTCAATGCCATCAACATTCACAATGGTTGGGATGCCTCGGAGCCGGAGTAGGGGAAGCCAAAACCCGTTGGCAACATTCATGATTATGGCGACGTCGGGTTTTTGCATGCAGGCGTGCAACACGGAGGTCAAACCGAAGGTCAGTGTGCTTAAGGACTTTGTCTCAAGTCCCTTTGTTTCGACCAACTGGACTCTCAAATCTCGAGCAGGATCGTCCATCCGCGCGGCTCCGGGTCGCCCGTAGACGACGGCATTCCAACCGCGAGCAGCAAGATAAGGAGCCAATTTACGGACTGCCGTCTCAAATCCACCGTAATAGCTCGGGTACCCCCTAGTTCCGATAATCGCCACAGTTCGGTCTTGCGGTGCGGCAGTCGTTCTCTTCATCCAGTTCCATCTTCTCCCGGGCGTCTAGTTCGCGCCGTGTCCCTTCCGAACACACCATTCCTGTACGAAACGGCGTTCATCAGGGGTAGCCACGCATCGAGGCTCGTAACGGATCGATGGAAATCGATTTCCGACGAAACACCCCAAACACGCGTTGAGATCCGGCGCTTCTGACACGGCTCTGTTCGTCCCGCTAACCATAACCTGAACCTGGGCACATGAAGTGATGGGAACATGCGATACAGACCTACTTAGGCGCAAGCCCAACTCCTCGTCATGAAAAAATGGAGGGAGACTGGCTGCTCGCTGTATCGTTACGCCGGGGGTTATTCCCGGCCTAACTAACGAACTGGTAGGGATACTGACTTGGGGACAACGCGTGATTGGCGTCAACGAACGTCGCGACGGCTGCGTATCGTCGACGCGTTCGTAATAGTGTGGGCGATTTCTGGTGCCTATATCGTGCGCTTCGGTTTTGCTCCGAACCTCGTCGTCGAAGGACAAGACTTCTCCTACATGGGGCTGTCGGTGGCTCTGGTCATCGCGTGGTGGCTAATGCTCGGCGCATGGAACAGCAGACAAAGTCGAATCTTGGGCTCGGGCGCAGACGAATACAAACGTGTCGCAGCCGCGTCACTTTGGCTGTTCGGGATAGTAGCCATCGTTTCATATGTGCTTCGAATCGACACTGCCAGGGGTTACGTCGGCATTGCGCTTCCGGTCGGATTACTTGGGCTGCTGCTGGCGCGCTGGCTGCTGCGGCAGCACCTATCAGTGGATCGTCAGGGCGGCTTCAGCATGTCACGGTTGATGATTCTGGGAGGCCCGAGCGCGGTTGCGCATCTGGCCGACACGCTTGCGGGAGCGAGGCACTCCGGCTATCTGCCAGTCGCCGCCTATACCCCTGGTGGTCTTGATAAGAACACCAGTGCAGACATCTCCGGTCTGCCCGTCCTTGGCTCAGACCCCGCAATCCCGTCGATACTTGCTGCCATCGACGAATCGAATGCTGATGCCGTCGCTGTTTCCGCCGGAGTGCAGTTGCACCCGCAGACTCTTCGTCACCTGGGTTGGGAATTAGCTTCCCGGAACGTTGGCCTCATCATGGCCCCGGCGCTGACTGACATTGCTGGTCCTCGTATCCACACCCAGCAAGTCGCCGGGCTTCCGCTTATCCATGTAACGACACCAACCTTGGAAGGTGGGCAACGGGTTGCCAAGCGCCTCTTCGACGTTGCTGTGTCCGGCGTCCTGATTGTGTGTGCATCCCCCCTCATGGCGCTCATTGCACTCGCAGTTAAGCTCGACAGCCGTGGGCCGGCCCTGTTTCGTCAGGAGCGCGTAGGAATCGAAGGCGCACCATTCAAAATGCTGAAGTTTCGCTCGATGGTTGTGGACGCGGAATCGCAACTCAGCAACCTCGCTACCAGGAACGAAGGTAGCGGCGTTTTGTTTAAGATGAAGAGCGATCCGCGGGTGACCCGCGCCGGGGGGTTCCTGCGCCGATACAGCTTGGATGAACTCCCCCAACTCTTCAACGTCTTTTACGGATCAATGAGCTTGGTCGGCCCACGCCCACCTCTGCCTCGAGAGGTCGAAGCCTACGAACACGACGTGCGTCGGCGGCTGCTGGTTAAGCCTGGACTGACAGGACTCTGGCAAGTCAGTGGACGTTCAGATCTGTCGTGGCAAGACTCCGTGCGTCTGGACCTCTACTACGTCGAAAACTGGTCCCTAGCAGGGGACATGGTGATCCTGTTGCGAACCGCGCGTGCTGTCTTTCAGAGCACCGGCGCCTACTGATGACTGAGATATCGAATTATTGCAAGCTGGAAGGATCCGCCCATGCCAGGACCCCATGAATCACGTCCGCGGGGGCTTGATCGAAATGAGGCCACGAAACGGTCCCGTAAGCTTCGGATTCGCCGACTTCTTGTGTGGTTTCTTGGCTGTCTCTTGCTTCTCGTCATAGCGGCATCATGGCTCGCATACAAAGCGTCCCGGGTGAACGCAGACTTGTCAGCAGCAGCCAACCTAGTGCAGCAGCTGAAACACCAAATATCCTCATCCGATACGGGCGGTGCGGCTTCTACTGTCGATCAGATGGCAAATTACACCGAGAGTGCAAAGAACTCCGCCCAGGATCCCGTTTGGACCATCGCATCGGGGCTGCCTTGGATTGGTCCCAATCTCTCGGCCGTGACAGAAGTGGCCCGTTCAGCTGACGACGTTACGCATTTGGGAATGGCTCCGCTCGTGAGGATCTACGACTCTCTCGACTGGAAAGAGCTTGTTCCAAAATCTTCGGGATCCAATCTGGCTCCGCTAAAGAACGCAGCTCCGACAGTGTCATCTGCAGCCTATGCAGTGGCTGCCTCGGCAGACCGGCTGAACAGCATTAACTCCGATAACCTGCTTCCACAGGTGTCCGCTCCACTCGACAGTGCGCGAGAAGAGCTTCAACAAGCAACCACCGCACTAAATACCGCAGCGAATGTCGCACAAATTGCTCCAGATATGCTGGGTGCAGACGGGTCCAAGCGCTACCTGCTGATGATTCAAAACAATGCTGAAACACGCGCTTCCGGCGGAATCCCGGGTGCTCTCGCCGAACTGACCATCGACCAAGGGAAACTACGTCTCGGCAAACAGAGCTCCGCTACTGAACTGGGAACGATGACACCGGTTCTTCCTGTTGAGGCCCAACAGCAACAAATCTTCTCAAGCCGTATCGGCAAATACATGCAGGATGTGAATTTAACACCTGATTTTCCCACTGCAGCCGCTACAGCAAAAGCCATGTGGCAACAAAAGACCGGCGAGAGTCTTGACGGAGTCGTTTCCATCGACCCAGTGGCCTTCAGTTATCTTTTGGATGCCACCGGCCCGATCAAGGTCACCAATCCGCAGGTAGTGGCTCTGGCCAAGGGCAAACTTCCTGTCGTCCTAACAAAGGAGAACATAGTTTCTACGCTCCTGTCCGACGTCTACGCTAAGATCGAGGACCCGAAGCTGCAGGACGCCTACTTTGCGGGAGTAGCCCAGGAGGTGTTCGGCGCCCTTTCGGAAGGGAATGGTGATGCCAAATCGTTGGTGGCAAGTCTTACCCGAGGTGTCGAAGAGGGACGGGTCTCTTTGTGGTCCGCAAACTCAGCTCAGCAGGCGATCATTGGAACCTATAAATTGGGTGGCTCCGTCAGCGGTCCAAGCGTCTCACCAGCCGAATTCGGTACGTACTTCAACGACGGAACTGGCGCCAAGATGGATTACTACGTCAAACGAACAGTTCAACTTATCAAGAAGTGCTCCAAGGATGGGTACGAGGAAACGGCTATTCGAATCGTGAGCACAAACACAGCGCCCGCAGATGCCGCGAAGTCTTTGCCCTCATACGTTACCGGCGGTGGTCACTATGGCGTTGCTCCAGGGACTGTCCGGACAAATGTCGTCGTCTACGGACCAGTCCAAGCAAACATCGAATCCGCCAGCCTCGACGGACAGAAGACGACTTTCGCCCCCTACTTACACGCCAACCGGCCAGTAGGGGTGGTTGGCCAGCAGCTCACACCAGGCCAAACCGAAACGGTTGAGTTCACCTTCGGGAAGATTGTTCAGCACACGGAACCTAACCTGGTTGTCACACCAACTGTCCAGCCTGTAAAGGACGTTATCCTGCCGACGGAGAATGCGTCCTGTGATCACGGCCAGTGACAGTCGCGTTAACACTATGTAAACCGACTGGATTGAGGTTGGTTACAACCAATCCGGGATGGTACGTTCTATCTGGGATATCTATCCGTAGTTCTGCACATGGTCTCGTGCGGAGGGGACACTTCCCCAAAATCGGGTATCAAAACTTAAACGTCTCCGGGGGGACACACATGAAGAAAACACTCGCCGCGCTCGCACTGGCCGGCTCCATTGCACTCATCGGTTCCGCGCCTGCCATGGCCGCAACCTACCCAGCACTTCCGCCGCAGGCCGCCGTCTCCGACGGCACCGTTGGACCGGGTGAAACCTTCGTGTTCCGCGGCCAAGGCTTCCTCGCCGGGGAACGACTGATCATCCGCGTTACTCCCGGACAGGCTCCTGCCTCGAACGGCGCCAACATCGCCGGTAGCCGTGCCGTTGCTGCACGCATCAACGTTGTAGCCGAGGCACAGACCCTGTCCGCTCAGGCCGACGCGAAGGGTGCTGTTGAACTGCCCATCGCCATCAACGAGGCCGGCACCTACTCCATCACCGCCACCGGCGAAACCTCAGGCGTGACTGTTGGTCCCGTCACGGTCACCGTTGCGGCCGCTCTGGCAAACACCGGCAGCGTTGTTGCCGGCACCACCGGCGGCGCTCCGCTGGCCAATACTGGCGGCCTGGCCAACACCGGCGCCGACTCCGGCCTGGTCCTTTGGACTCTGGTGGGCGCAGGCGCACTGGCCGCAGGTGCAACCTCCGTCGTGGTGGTTCGCCGCCGTGCCAAGGCTGAGGTCGCTGCCTAGCCCCAGTATTTTTTGCACCAACGAAGGTGGGTGCATTTCCGGAAACGGAGATGCACCCACCTTTTGCTTTGTGTGGTATCTATTTGATCTATGGGGAGACATTGGCGCAGGGCACCACGCGAATACGACTTTTCTATCCCACTCCCCAGCCCACAAGTGCTCGGCTACGCCCTCCTCGTTCTCCTCGCAGCCTGCGCCCTGGCCACCGCCGCCTCCGCCCTTCTACGGACGTCCTGAGGCCCACTTGAGAATCCTCAATAACCACCGGCTGTGGCAGCTCATCCTCGCGGCCATGGTGGTTCCATTGGCCCTTGTTGCCTTCTGGCCGACGCCCGTGGACCAGCCCGTCTCAGGGCAACTGGCCATCGTGTTGAATTTCCTCCACCATTACGGCATTCCCCCCTGGTTTAACTACGACTTTGTGGAACGCTCCGCCAACGTTGGCCTGTTCATTCCTGCGGGTTTCGTTGCCACCCTGGCATTTCCCAACAAGAAATGGTGGCAAATCGGCGCCTTCGGAATGCTCATTTCCGGCTGCATCGAACTCGGACAGTTCCTGTTTCTTCACAGCCGCTTTGCAAGCCCGTCAGATGTCATGACCAACACGTCAGGCGCTGTCATCGGCGCCCTGCTGGCACTCCTGGCCATGCAAAAAGGGAGGCCCGCCGCCATCCGGCAACGCGCCTCCCAAAAACAATAGAACGCCAGGACTACCCGACGAAGCCCTTCATCCAGGTTTTCAGGTCCTCGCCGAACTCCACGCGCTCGGAAGCCAGCGTGATGACGGCCTTGAGGTAGCTCAGCTTGTCGCCCGTGTCATAGCGGCGGCCTTTGAAGACCACACCATAAACGCCTGAGCCTTCGCCCTCGCCGGCTGCGAGGGTCTGCAGGGCGTCGGTCAGCTGGATCTCGTTGCCCCGGCCCGGAGCGGTGTTCTCCAGGACGCCGAACACCGAGTGGTGCAGCACGTAGCGGCCGATCACGGCAAGGTTGGACGGTGCGTCAGCAACCGCAGGCTTCTCCACCAGGCTGTTGACGCGGACGTAGTCCTCGCCTTCAACAACCGAGATGTCCGCGCAGCCGTAGGCACTGATCTGGGAGGGATCAACCTCGATCAGGGCGATCACCGAACCACCGGTCTTCTGCTGCACCTCCATCATGGTGGACAGCAGGGTCTCTGCCTCGTCGATCAGGTCGTCACCCAAGAGCACGGCGAAAGGCTCGTCCCCCACGTGCTGCTGGGCGCAGAGCACAGCGTGGCCCAGGCCCTTGGCCTCGCCTTGGCGGACGTAGTGGATTGGGCCCAGGTTGGAGGCGTACTCCACCATGCCCAGCTTGTCCTTGTCGCCCTTGGCCTCCAGAGCAGCTTCCAGGCCCGGCTCGCGGTCGAAGTGGTCCTCCA comes from Pseudarthrobacter sp. NIBRBAC000502770 and encodes:
- a CDS encoding sugar transferase yields the protein MGTTRDWRQRTSRRLRIVDAFVIVWAISGAYIVRFGFAPNLVVEGQDFSYMGLSVALVIAWWLMLGAWNSRQSRILGSGADEYKRVAAASLWLFGIVAIVSYVLRIDTARGYVGIALPVGLLGLLLARWLLRQHLSVDRQGGFSMSRLMILGGPSAVAHLADTLAGARHSGYLPVAAYTPGGLDKNTSADISGLPVLGSDPAIPSILAAIDESNADAVAVSAGVQLHPQTLRHLGWELASRNVGLIMAPALTDIAGPRIHTQQVAGLPLIHVTTPTLEGGQRVAKRLFDVAVSGVLIVCASPLMALIALAVKLDSRGPALFRQERVGIEGAPFKMLKFRSMVVDAESQLSNLATRNEGSGVLFKMKSDPRVTRAGGFLRRYSLDELPQLFNVFYGSMSLVGPRPPLPREVEAYEHDVRRRLLVKPGLTGLWQVSGRSDLSWQDSVRLDLYYVENWSLAGDMVILLRTARAVFQSTGAY
- the galU gene encoding UTP--glucose-1-phosphate uridylyltransferase GalU; the protein is MTKGKAITKAVIPAAGLGTRFLPATKAMPKEMLPVVDRPAIQYVVEEAVDAGLTDLLMITGRNKRALEDHFDREPGLEAALEAKGDKDKLGMVEYASNLGPIHYVRQGEAKGLGHAVLCAQQHVGDEPFAVLLGDDLIDEAETLLSTMMEVQQKTGGSVIALIEVDPSQISAYGCADISVVEGEDYVRVNSLVEKPAVADAPSNLAVIGRYVLHHSVFGVLENTAPGRGNEIQLTDALQTLAAGEGEGSGVYGVVFKGRRYDTGDKLSYLKAVITLASERVEFGEDLKTWMKGFVG
- a CDS encoding VanZ family protein yields the protein MDQPVSGQLAIVLNFLHHYGIPPWFNYDFVERSANVGLFIPAGFVATLAFPNKKWWQIGAFGMLISGCIELGQFLFLHSRFASPSDVMTNTSGAVIGALLALLAMQKGRPAAIRQRASQKQ
- a CDS encoding LPXTG cell wall anchor domain-containing protein; translated protein: MKKTLAALALAGSIALIGSAPAMAATYPALPPQAAVSDGTVGPGETFVFRGQGFLAGERLIIRVTPGQAPASNGANIAGSRAVAARINVVAEAQTLSAQADAKGAVELPIAINEAGTYSITATGETSGVTVGPVTVTVAAALANTGSVVAGTTGGAPLANTGGLANTGADSGLVLWTLVGAGALAAGATSVVVVRRRAKAEVAA
- a CDS encoding glycosyltransferase yields the protein MKRTTAAPQDRTVAIIGTRGYPSYYGGFETAVRKLAPYLAARGWNAVVYGRPGAARMDDPARDLRVQLVETKGLETKSLSTLTFGLTSVLHACMQKPDVAIIMNVANGFWLPLLRLRGIPTIVNVDGIEWERAKWGRLAKGVFKLGAHFTARFGTTLIADSVEISRRWKRDFDRESTFIPYGGDIPAELPLVDGLNHRGYVLIVARFVPENSVEEFFEAVPEIAKNFPVVIVGSSGYGGPLDDKAEALSLKHENVHWLGHVSDDAKLLSLWQHCGVYFHGHSVGGTNPALVQAMACGAPTLARDTVYNREVLGPHGRFTAVEPRDVVSSVLELAADVNLQAEASSNGLSRAATTYSWANVCRAYEEEAEKVLRSRHVPARS
- a CDS encoding DUF4012 domain-containing protein, with product MNADLSAAANLVQQLKHQISSSDTGGAASTVDQMANYTESAKNSAQDPVWTIASGLPWIGPNLSAVTEVARSADDVTHLGMAPLVRIYDSLDWKELVPKSSGSNLAPLKNAAPTVSSAAYAVAASADRLNSINSDNLLPQVSAPLDSAREELQQATTALNTAANVAQIAPDMLGADGSKRYLLMIQNNAETRASGGIPGALAELTIDQGKLRLGKQSSATELGTMTPVLPVEAQQQQIFSSRIGKYMQDVNLTPDFPTAAATAKAMWQQKTGESLDGVVSIDPVAFSYLLDATGPIKVTNPQVVALAKGKLPVVLTKENIVSTLLSDVYAKIEDPKLQDAYFAGVAQEVFGALSEGNGDAKSLVASLTRGVEEGRVSLWSANSAQQAIIGTYKLGGSVSGPSVSPAEFGTYFNDGTGAKMDYYVKRTVQLIKKCSKDGYEETAIRIVSTNTAPADAAKSLPSYVTGGGHYGVAPGTVRTNVVVYGPVQANIESASLDGQKTTFAPYLHANRPVGVVGQQLTPGQTETVEFTFGKIVQHTEPNLVVTPTVQPVKDVILPTENASCDHGQ